The sequence CTGGAACGGCTCGACTGAGAGCGTTCGACTGAGCTCACACCGAAGTCTCGTCGACGTCTTTGAACCATCTTTTCTCTTACTATCTGAAAAATCCCCGGTAAAACTTCATGGCGCGCTCACGGTAGGCATGGAAAATCTTTTCCGATTCCGCGGTAATGGAAGCAAAATCGAACCCCGGTTCCTGTGCCATCCAGTCCAGAACAATGGCGGGTGTCACCTCAATATGGAACTGGAGCGCATACACCCTGTCTGTATGCCGGAACGCCTGGTTCGGAAAAAGGTCGGACGACGCCAGCCACGCGGTATTGAGCGGCAGATCAAAGGTGTCCCCGTGCCACTGGAACACCTGGGCCGTGTTCTTGTCGGGAAGCGCAAGCTCGGATATGAGGGGATCGCTCATGCCGTCGGGAGTCAGCGCCACTTCAAGCCATCCGATCTCTTTCTTCTGACCGGGATAGACCTTTGCTCCCAGCACATGGGCCACCATTTGCGCGCCCAGACATACGCCGAGCACGTGCTTTTTTGCCTTGATCGCCGCCTTGATCAGCCGCGCTTCATTGACGAGGTACGAATACCGGTTCATCTCGTACACCGCCATGGGGCCGCCCATGATGATGAGGTGGGTAAAGGAGCCTTGAGCAGGCATGGTATCTCCGATGCTCAGATCGCAAATGGTATAGGGGATCTTTTCGGCAACGAGATAGTCAG comes from Nitrospirota bacterium and encodes:
- a CDS encoding type 1 glutamine amidotransferase produces the protein MHVLIIKNVFTEGPGTIADYLVAEKIPYTICDLSIGDTMPAQGSFTHLIIMGGPMAVYEMNRYSYLVNEARLIKAAIKAKKHVLGVCLGAQMVAHVLGAKVYPGQKKEIGWLEVALTPDGMSDPLISELALPDKNTAQVFQWHGDTFDLPLNTAWLASSDLFPNQAFRHTDRVYALQFHIEVTPAIVLDWMAQEPGFDFASITAESEKIFHAYRERAMKFYRGFFR